The segment AGCAGCCGCAGCAGCCGGTAGCCGTTACCCTTGCACTTTGGACAGGGCTCCTGTTTAACTGTTACCCCACGCCCGTCGCAGCCGTCACAGATATCTTTATAGGGCTGCTTCAGAATGGCCTGTAATTCTTTCATCACCTGGGGATGCACCCCTTTGTCTACTATCGCGTTCATGTCAGGAATTCCAGTGAATCTTGTTCTGCCAAACATCCCGCGAACGCTCACTTCACGGGACTTGATGAGAGGTCCGTAGTATGAAGAATCCCGTTGCCAGGCAGCGTTAACCAGGTCACAAATCACCAAAAAACCAATACGCGGGCGGCCGCGTCGAAGCCCGCGCCTGCCACCCTCAGTGTGCTAGAATCCGGTGTTGTTTTAATCACTTACCATATCGATTCAGGATTGGGTGGCCCTCTCCGTCAGCGGTGACTGCCCGGGCTTGACGGCAACTTACCGGAGAACAGAAACACATGAGTAAAGTATTGGAGGGGATCCGGGTCCTTGACTTTGGCCGCTATATTGCAGGCCCGTTCTGCGCCACGCTGCTGGGTGATATGGGTGCCGAAGTCATCCGGGTGGAGAAAGTCGACGGCAGCGAAGACCGCTTTCTGTCGCCGGTCTCAGAGCAGGGAGACGGTGCGCTTTTCATGCAGATGGGCCGCAACAAACTGGGTCTCACCCTGAACCCGATGAAACCGGAGGGTCGGGAAATCGTCCGGAAGCTGGTGGCCACAGCAGACGTGGTTGTCGCCAACCTGCCCCCCGATACCCTCCAGGCGATGGGGCTGGACTACGCGAGTCTGTGTGCAACCAAGCCCGATATCATCCTGACCATGATCTCCGCCTTTGGCACCGGAGGCCCCTACCAGAACCGGGTTGGCTTCGACGGCCTCGGCCAGGCCATGTCCGGCAACATGTACCTGTCCGGCACCAGCGACCAGCCGGTCAAGGCCTATGCCCCCTATATAGACTTCGGCACCGCCAGCCTCAGCGCCTTCGGCACCCTGGCAGCACTTTACCAGCGACAGAAAACCGGCCAGGGCCAGATTGTGGAGGGGTCTCTGTTCAATACCGCTCTCACTATGATGAATGGCACCCTGATTGAGCAGGCCATCATCAAGCGCAACCGGGTCGCCACCCTGAATCGTTCACAAACCTCCGCCCCGGCGGACACATTTAAAACCCTGGATGGCTGGGTCCTGGTGCAGTCGGTAGGAGGGCCACTGTTCAAACGCTGGGTGGAATTGATCGGCGAACCTCACTGGCTGGACGATCCCCGTTTCCAGACTGATATCAGCCGCGGCGATCATGGCGCCCTGATCAGCGAGAGATTGGCTGCCTGGTGCGCCGAGCGCACTTCCGCTGAAGTGCTGGAGGCTATGGAGCAGGCACGGATACCGGCCGGACCGGTACTGTCACCGCAGCAGGTGCTGGAAGACCCCCATGTC is part of the Gammaproteobacteria bacterium genome and harbors:
- a CDS encoding CoA transferase: MSKVLEGIRVLDFGRYIAGPFCATLLGDMGAEVIRVEKVDGSEDRFLSPVSEQGDGALFMQMGRNKLGLTLNPMKPEGREIVRKLVATADVVVANLPPDTLQAMGLDYASLCATKPDIILTMISAFGTGGPYQNRVGFDGLGQAMSGNMYLSGTSDQPVKAYAPYIDFGTASLSAFGTLAALYQRQKTGQGQIVEGSLFNTALTMMNGTLIEQAIIKRNRVATLNRSQTSAPADTFKTLDGWVLVQSVGGPLFKRWVELIGEPHWLDDPRFQTDISRGDHGALISERLAAWCAERTSAEVLEAMEQARIPAGPVLSPQQVLEDPHVAAKDLLKNTEFPGAAHPAPIMQTPVELSDTPGEVRHRAPLLGEHTDRIMQELGYSDEAIAELRSKRVI